Genomic window (Pyrus communis chromosome 13, drPyrComm1.1, whole genome shotgun sequence):
GGGCCCCAAAACTTGTTTTGGACTCTTTTGTGTGTACTGTTCAGGtccattgttttgttttgtacttATGTAGTTTGTGGATCTTTTTGTATCTTTGTTTGACCTTGGGTCCTAGTATACAATGTCcagttttcccaaaaaaaaaaaaaaaaaaaaaaaaaaaaaaaaaaaaaaaaaaaaaaaagcaacaccAGACAAAGACAACTGATGTATGATGGGTGTTTTAGAAACTCAaaagcttcaattttttttgtcgtGCTCTTTAACTTCCTCTTTTACTGTTATACAAGAGAAAACAAGAGAGATTTAATATGAGTAAAGGGATACTTTACCTCTTGAGATACAAGTTTATTGTTATAATCTAGCAAGGTTTCTTCTAAGGATCTTGGCTTTCTTTATCTGTAAAGAAGttgggtttttggttgtttaattaatttctaccAAAATTGCAAGATAAAAAGGAatacaaaggaaaagaaagacacacacacacacacacacacacacatatatatatatatatgttttttttttaagatgatAACATATTCCCGGATAGAACTGAGAAGATGTATAAACCGGCAAACAAGTTTATTTATCTTACGACAGTAACAGTATTTCGATGTTCACTTTTAGGTTATTACAACTTTGACgtcgaaaataagaaaacttaGGGAATGTGGTTTTCTGATCAGTTAGGGTTTCTACAATAAGTGTCGGATTCTTTACCTAAGTAAGTTTTTATCTGTCAGATTAGTTATGAAGACTCATTGTCACATTAAATGAAAGATAATGAAAGCAGAAACTGAAAATGAAATATCGGAGTTGACTGCTGGTAGGACAAATTTGCAGTTAAATTTCATTGAAAACGTTAAACTTGATAAGGATTACCAGAACCATACAATTACCACATAAAAGAACACAAAGGAAACGAAAAACTTGAAACAAAAGTTGACAAACAAACAACCAACGACATACGAAAACAGACTGCATACTTTTATTTTGACCATTTTTTAGTACCCTCAAAACTAATTGGCAAGTTAGTTAATCACCATAAGTGGTAATGCTGTCCATAATCTTGGCCACCACCTCCTTCGAATCCCTCAGtttttttatgcttttgttAAGCTTCTCACGCTTTACGGCCACTGCCGGGGACTCCTCCAACATCCTCTCAATTCCCCCACTGTAAGGTCCCATTAACTCATTCACAATCTCAGCTTCCATCTCTTTGTTCACAAGGTCGAAAACAGACAGCTGCAAGTGCAATGCCATGGAGTCCACAAGCCTCCTTAAAACAACCTTCCAATAGGCAATCATTCTCATTTTAAGGTCATAAGCTTGGGCTAACACATGCGGGTACTTCCTCAGAACACCAACTTCCACTTCCCCGATGCCTTCTATATCTATGATAGAAGGTTTCTTCTCATCGGTTAAGACTCCTTGAATGAATTCGTTTTGACTAGCCATCAACTTGttccatttagaaacataatcaccATCACATGTATAATCTGTCAGCTTTTCCATCTCTACAAGCTCCAGCACCCACTTGATTGACCTCTCCTTCATCTTGGCCATTAGACTATGGCCGGCACGCCTTGCTGACAGCTGCAGCTGGTGATAGTTATCCGTATAATGCATCAACACAGAAATAACCACCTCTTCAATGTAGTTCCACACTTTTTCCTCAAATGCAATCGGAATACTAGAAATTTCATTCACTTTTCCCTGCAAGATAATGAGGAAAGCATTGCGTGGAAGGAAGTTCGGAAGTGAAATACCTTTGGCCTCCTCCAAGATCTTGATCTCCTCCATCAAGAAGTTGCTCTTTGCATCAGTTTCAGCACATCTGTGAAGTTCATCCGAGTACTGGTTGAGCATCTCAAACAATCTAGCAGTGCAGTGCATGCGATTGTCTTCCGCATACTCCTCAAATTCTCCTCTCAAAAGAATCTTCCTAAGTGATTCCTTAGCCAAGCCAATGATTTGCATAAAGGCCGTCATGGCCTCGGCAACAGATGAAAGACTCTTCGGCATTTTGTTCAGCTCCATAATGCAGAAGTTCAGCctgtcattgatcttcttcactATATCGGGTATATTTCTTGCTATGCTGTTTGCTTGAATTTGGACCAGCTTCTGTGCTAAAACTGGAATACCAACAATGGACTTGTCGATCTTCGAAAGCAGGGGATGGGTTTGAAAGAGTTCATGAGCCATCGCCGCTGCCTCCTCATAAGTTTCGTCACCAATCCTGTTCCTTACACAGACATAACCAAGACCAATGTTTACATCATCTCCAGTGACCTTCTCAAGTAGTCCTTCCGGTGACTTGTCCACTTTCGTAACCACAGCAAGCGTCCTCTCACCAGTCTTATCTACACTTTGTGACATCCGGATTGACTCACACGTAGTAAAATCCACCGTAGCAGACAATACATTCAGAATAATACTTTCCTCCGGCTTAATATACTCCATGATCATATCTTTGATCTGATCATAGATATTTTCAGGTTGGCCATGGACCGGAACCCTTGTGATTCCCGGAAGGTCAACCATAGTCAGATCCGGAACCCCATTCTTCTTCACCAACAAAGTAAGTGGCGTGTTCGAAATTCCCTTACCTCCCCCCGCAATAGAATTAGTAGCTTTCACAATATCTTTGGCGATATTGTCTTCATCAGTACGATCAACTCTGCCATTGTACTCCAAGGAAAGTTCAGGCTGAGGACTCGAGTGGTGTTCCAGCCTCATAATAAGAGGCACTCTCGTGCAGATGCCTTGGCCCCGAGGTAGGCTGATGCCGGCCAAGGATTCGAGCACGCTAGACTTCCCGGATGACTGGTCTCCGACCACCACAATCGTTGGCAGCTGAATGCCTTCATCCATCACCTTCAAGCTGCGTAACTTGTCTACCGCATCCAGAAGAGGGCGGATCTTGTCGTTATAGGACGA
Coding sequences:
- the LOC137713495 gene encoding dynamin-related protein 4C-like, translating into MESSYTVLNGEGSLAMVQAGLDAVPLKCAPIVSSYNDKIRPLLDAVDKLRSLKVMDEGIQLPTIVVVGDQSSGKSSVLESLAGISLPRGQGICTRVPLIMRLEHHSSPQPELSLEYNGRVDRTDEDNIAKDIVKATNSIAGGGKGISNTPLTLLVKKNGVPDLTMVDLPGITRVPVHGQPENIYDQIKDMIMEYIKPEESIILNVLSATVDFTTCESIRMSQSVDKTGERTLAVVTKVDKSPEGLLEKVTGDDVNIGLGYVCVRNRIGDETYEEAAAMAHELFQTHPLLSKIDKSIVGIPVLAQKLVQIQANSIARNIPDIVKKINDRLNFCIMELNKMPKSLSSVAEAMTAFMQIIGLAKESLRKILLRGEFEEYAEDNRMHCTARLFEMLNQYSDELHRCAETDAKSNFLMEEIKILEEAKGISLPNFLPRNAFLIILQGKVNEISSIPIAFEEKVWNYIEEVVISVLMHYTDNYHQLQLSARRAGHSLMAKMKERSIKWVLELVEMEKLTDYTCDGDYVSKWNKLMASQNEFIQGVLTDEKKPSIIDIEGIGEVEVGVLRKYPHVLAQAYDLKMRMIAYWKVVLRRLVDSMALHLQLSVFDLVNKEMEAEIVNELMGPYSGGIERMLEESPAVAVKREKLNKSIKKLRDSKEVVAKIMDSITTYGD